Proteins co-encoded in one Paenibacillus sp. genomic window:
- a CDS encoding alpha-L-rhamnosidase: MPILKMKCNHIANPLGFDMQTAVLSWVTEGEPGMRQTKAAVRIALDPDMRQVVYDSGEREDIDGIAHPVRLEWKPRTRYYWRVRVWTDAGAVADSEIAWFETGKRDEAWQARWIGSPEDIEHPSFAKAFELPAAPISARLYACGVGLYEAQLNGEHVGGEYLTPGCNDYDTWLQVQTYDVTGLLRAGRNELSAILGPGWALGRFGLHGGKVRMYGERPAFLAELVVRMADGTELRIGTDASWQTVASAITASGIYDGETLDARLQAPQEQRAALETEQPVKGRLTDRRSLPVVRKETRRVSDIVTTPQGDTVLDFGQNMAGWVTFRANAPAGTEIVLEFSEFMQHGEFYTDNLLTAKQTFTYISDGTTAWVRPHFTYFGFRYARVRGLEYIEPESLEAWVLYSDMESTGELETSNPLVNRLVQNALWGQKSNFLEVPTDCPQRDERLGWTGDAQVFAPTAGFYMDTAAFFSKYLFDLACEQTKLNGAVPTVIPLMIGGGMYSAAWGDAATIIPWQQYVQFGDASILEAQWDSMKSWVEYVRSRAGETHLWKNDPHFGDWLALDSTTGSLSGGTLQDLIATAYYANSVRLLAKAAEVLGRKEDEREYTNLFEQIREAFLKEFVTPNGRIVSVTQTAQILPLYMELLPEEWRQGAADTLAQLVVKAGYRLQTGFVGTPFLCKMLSDYGHRDLAYKLLLNEELPGWLYPVKMGATTVWERWDSVLPDGSMAPHGMNSLNHYAYGSIVTWMVQDMAGIQPMENAPGYRRFRLAPKPNGRLRHAKARYDSRAGTIESGWSLEDDGTLRLEFVVPFHTEAELILPDCEPGRIRYEGARKPSDIVQDGADCRMKLAAGTHRFSYAPTVAYLPRYNSYSDLRDLLADERIAAIVRKHIPDIDRKQGAVFGMKLASMREMQFVTRITNEQLDAMDQELDYYYKSTVGV; the protein is encoded by the coding sequence ATGCCGATTTTGAAAATGAAATGCAACCATATTGCGAATCCGTTAGGATTCGACATGCAAACGGCAGTACTCAGCTGGGTGACCGAAGGCGAACCGGGCATGCGCCAGACGAAGGCGGCGGTGCGGATCGCGTTGGACCCGGACATGCGGCAGGTCGTCTACGATTCGGGTGAACGAGAAGACATCGACGGTATCGCGCACCCCGTCCGCCTGGAGTGGAAGCCGCGCACGCGTTACTATTGGCGGGTGCGAGTATGGACCGACGCGGGCGCGGTCGCGGACAGCGAAATCGCTTGGTTCGAAACGGGCAAAAGAGACGAAGCGTGGCAGGCCCGTTGGATCGGTTCACCGGAGGACATCGAGCATCCGTCGTTCGCCAAAGCGTTCGAATTGCCGGCCGCGCCGATCTCCGCCCGCTTGTACGCGTGCGGGGTTGGGCTCTACGAGGCACAGTTGAACGGTGAACACGTCGGCGGCGAATATTTGACTCCGGGCTGTAACGATTACGATACATGGCTGCAGGTGCAAACGTACGATGTAACGGGCTTGCTGCGCGCCGGCCGGAACGAGCTGAGCGCGATCCTCGGACCGGGCTGGGCGCTGGGACGGTTCGGCCTGCACGGCGGCAAAGTGCGCATGTACGGCGAACGCCCGGCTTTCTTGGCGGAGCTGGTCGTCCGCATGGCCGACGGTACGGAACTTCGGATCGGCACGGACGCTTCCTGGCAAACCGTCGCAAGCGCGATTACGGCGAGCGGCATATACGACGGGGAAACGCTGGACGCCCGGCTGCAGGCGCCGCAGGAGCAGCGCGCGGCCTTGGAAACGGAGCAGCCGGTGAAGGGCCGCCTGACGGACCGGCGGAGCTTGCCGGTCGTTCGCAAGGAGACGCGCCGCGTGTCGGACATCGTGACCACCCCGCAAGGGGACACCGTGCTCGATTTCGGGCAAAACATGGCCGGGTGGGTGACGTTCCGGGCGAACGCCCCGGCAGGAACGGAAATCGTGCTGGAATTCTCGGAATTCATGCAGCACGGGGAATTTTATACGGATAATCTTCTAACGGCCAAGCAGACGTTCACTTATATTTCAGACGGTACGACGGCATGGGTGCGGCCGCATTTTACGTATTTCGGGTTCCGCTATGCGCGCGTGCGCGGGTTGGAGTATATCGAGCCAGAGTCGCTGGAGGCGTGGGTGCTGTATTCCGATATGGAATCGACCGGCGAGCTGGAGACGTCGAACCCTTTGGTCAACCGGCTCGTTCAGAATGCGCTCTGGGGCCAAAAGAGCAACTTCCTTGAAGTGCCGACCGACTGTCCGCAGCGGGACGAGCGGCTCGGCTGGACCGGCGACGCGCAAGTGTTCGCTCCGACGGCAGGCTTCTATATGGATACGGCCGCATTTTTTAGCAAATATTTGTTCGATTTAGCTTGCGAGCAGACGAAGTTGAACGGCGCCGTACCGACGGTGATTCCGCTGATGATCGGAGGCGGAATGTACTCGGCCGCTTGGGGGGACGCGGCCACGATCATTCCGTGGCAGCAATACGTGCAATTCGGCGATGCGTCGATTTTGGAAGCGCAGTGGGATTCGATGAAGAGCTGGGTGGAATATGTAAGGAGCCGCGCCGGAGAAACGCATCTGTGGAAGAACGATCCTCATTTCGGCGATTGGCTGGCCCTGGACAGCACGACCGGCAGCTTGTCGGGAGGAACGCTCCAAGATCTCATCGCGACCGCTTATTACGCCAACTCCGTCCGACTGCTCGCGAAAGCCGCGGAAGTGTTGGGGCGCAAGGAAGACGAGCGCGAATATACAAATCTGTTCGAACAGATTCGGGAGGCGTTCCTCAAGGAGTTCGTTACCCCGAACGGGCGCATCGTCTCCGTCACCCAAACGGCGCAAATTCTTCCGCTCTATATGGAGCTTTTGCCCGAGGAATGGAGACAGGGCGCGGCGGATACGCTGGCGCAGCTTGTCGTCAAGGCGGGCTACCGTCTGCAGACCGGCTTCGTCGGCACGCCTTTCCTGTGCAAGATGCTGTCCGACTACGGGCATAGGGATCTGGCATACAAGCTGCTGCTCAACGAGGAGCTTCCCGGCTGGCTGTATCCGGTGAAGATGGGGGCTACCACGGTTTGGGAACGTTGGGATTCGGTGTTGCCGGACGGGAGTATGGCTCCGCACGGAATGAATTCTCTGAATCATTACGCCTACGGCTCCATCGTCACCTGGATGGTACAAGATATGGCGGGGATTCAGCCGATGGAGAATGCGCCGGGGTATCGCCGCTTCCGGCTCGCGCCGAAGCCGAACGGCCGTCTGCGGCACGCGAAGGCCCGTTACGACAGCCGCGCCGGAACGATCGAGAGCGGCTGGTCTCTAGAGGACGACGGAACGCTGCGGCTGGAATTCGTCGTGCCGTTCCATACAGAAGCGGAGCTGATTCTGCCCGACTGCGAACCGGGAAGGATTCGGTACGAAGGGGCGCGCAAACCGTCCGACATCGTACAGGACGGCGCCGACTGCCGCATGAAGCTTGCGGCCGGAACGCATCGC
- a CDS encoding ABC transporter permease yields the protein MMLPGLIYLVINNYLPMFGLVIAFKKIDYARGILGSPWTGFDNFMFLFKTSDAYIITRNTLLYNGVFIVLTAILSIAVAILLNEVRSKLMSRLYQSIILLPFLISMVIVGYLAFAFFGNAQGYVNNSILPLFGMDPISWYMEPQYWPYILTFVQLWKTVGFTCIIYLASIIGIDPEYYEAATLDGANKWQQIRTITIPLIMPVIIIMTLLAVGRIFYSDFGLFYQVPMNSGMLYDTTNVIDTYVFRGLLQNGDIGMSSAAGFYQSVVGFALVLFANWSVKKFSKENALF from the coding sequence ATGATGCTGCCTGGCCTGATTTATTTGGTCATCAACAATTATTTGCCCATGTTCGGTCTCGTCATCGCGTTCAAGAAAATCGACTATGCGAGGGGCATCTTAGGCAGCCCGTGGACCGGCTTCGATAACTTTATGTTTCTCTTTAAGACATCGGACGCCTACATTATCACTCGGAACACATTATTGTATAACGGGGTGTTCATCGTCCTGACGGCGATCCTTTCGATCGCGGTCGCCATCTTGTTGAACGAAGTGCGCAGCAAGTTGATGTCCAGGCTGTACCAAAGCATCATATTGCTGCCCTTTCTCATTTCTATGGTCATCGTCGGCTATCTGGCGTTCGCGTTTTTCGGCAATGCGCAGGGCTACGTAAACAATTCGATCTTGCCCCTGTTCGGCATGGATCCCATCTCGTGGTATATGGAACCTCAGTACTGGCCTTATATTTTAACGTTCGTACAGCTGTGGAAGACGGTCGGCTTCACCTGCATCATTTACTTGGCTTCCATTATCGGCATCGATCCGGAGTATTACGAAGCGGCGACGTTGGACGGGGCGAACAAATGGCAGCAAATTCGGACGATTACGATTCCTCTGATCATGCCTGTCATTATTATTATGACGCTGCTCGCGGTCGGCCGCATTTTCTATTCCGATTTCGGACTGTTTTATCAAGTGCCGATGAACTCGGGAATGCTGTACGACACGACGAACGTCATCGATACGTACGTGTTCAGAGGGTTGCTGCAGAACGGCGACATCGGCATGTCCTCCGCCGCAGGCTTCTACCAATCGGTCGTCGGGTTTGCGTTAGTACTGTTTGCAAACTGGTCGGTGAAAAAGTTCAGCAAAGAGAACGCCCTATTTTAA
- a CDS encoding sugar ABC transporter permease: MISEKNRLKRIGNQLFFTGPTLTAFAAVILAPFIYGIYMTFFTWDGISSDMPFAGFGNYLGVFQDDKFWTSVWLTLKYVGATVVLINVIAFLLSYLVTSGMRGQNFFRAAFFTPNLIGGLVLGFIWQFVFNNLFTTIGAKYDIALFSKTWLGDETLAFWALVIVTVWQYAGYMMVIFIAGLMSVPKDVLEAAKIDGTGAWKRLTHMTLPLMVPSFIVTIFLSLQRAFMVYDVNYALTGGGPFGSTVMASMHVYDKAFQRFDYGVGQAEAFVLFFLVATVTIFQVYIGKRMEVEA, encoded by the coding sequence ATGATCTCCGAAAAAAATCGACTGAAACGGATCGGGAATCAGCTCTTCTTCACCGGGCCGACCTTAACGGCGTTCGCCGCCGTCATTCTCGCTCCTTTTATATACGGCATTTATATGACCTTCTTCACTTGGGACGGCATTTCGTCCGATATGCCCTTCGCGGGCTTCGGCAACTATCTCGGGGTGTTCCAGGACGATAAGTTTTGGACCTCGGTGTGGTTGACGCTGAAATACGTCGGGGCGACCGTCGTCCTGATCAATGTGATCGCCTTTCTGCTTTCCTACTTAGTTACCTCGGGCATGCGGGGGCAAAACTTTTTCCGCGCCGCCTTCTTTACGCCGAACCTGATCGGGGGCCTCGTGCTCGGCTTCATTTGGCAATTCGTATTTAACAATCTCTTCACGACGATCGGCGCGAAGTACGATATCGCGCTGTTCAGCAAAACGTGGCTCGGCGACGAAACCTTGGCGTTCTGGGCGCTCGTCATCGTCACCGTCTGGCAATATGCCGGATACATGATGGTTATCTTCATCGCGGGTCTCATGAGCGTGCCGAAGGATGTGCTGGAAGCGGCCAAAATCGACGGCACGGGCGCCTGGAAGCGGCTCACGCACATGACGCTGCCGCTGATGGTCCCTTCGTTCATCGTCACGATCTTCTTGTCGCTGCAGCGGGCGTTCATGGTGTACGACGTGAACTACGCGTTGACCGGCGGCGGTCCGTTCGGCAGCACGGTCATGGCTTCCATGCACGTGTACGATAAGGCGTTCCAGCGTTTCGATTACGGGGTCGGGCAAGCGGAAGCGTTCGTCCTGTTCTTCCTCGTCGCGACCGTTACGATTTTTCAAGTGTACATCGGCAAACGAATGGAGGTCGAGGCGTAA
- a CDS encoding LacI family DNA-binding transcriptional regulator has translation MATIKDVAERAGVTVTTVSRVLNNRGYISQETREKVYRVMQEINYQPNEIARSLTRKRSMILGVIIPAIAHPFFAELTNHIERYASSLGYKILLCNSRLDQQKEKDYIDMLKSNRVDGVFMASHTLEIDEYKKLARPVVTFDRRIENIPFVSSDNEQGGALVAELLMSKQCRKIAHISGNLQLDLLSNRRTESFVRTLRARSVEPVLVELGPDVFEAADNERVIAKLFAEHPDVDGIFASGDLLALNVMQACTARGIAVPDRVKLVGYDDIEVAKLMNPSLTTVKQPLEAMARRVVELLDAMIAGNDVPLENVLPVTLIERGST, from the coding sequence ATGGCAACGATTAAAGACGTAGCGGAACGAGCCGGCGTCACGGTGACTACCGTCTCTCGCGTATTGAACAACCGCGGATACATCAGCCAAGAGACGCGCGAGAAAGTGTATCGCGTCATGCAAGAAATCAATTATCAGCCGAACGAAATCGCCAGATCGTTGACGCGCAAGCGGTCCATGATTCTCGGGGTCATCATCCCCGCGATCGCCCATCCGTTCTTCGCCGAGCTGACGAACCATATCGAACGATACGCCTCCTCGCTCGGTTACAAGATTCTGCTATGTAATTCCAGGCTGGATCAACAGAAGGAGAAGGATTACATCGACATGCTGAAAAGCAACCGCGTGGACGGCGTCTTCATGGCCAGCCATACGCTGGAGATCGATGAATATAAGAAGCTGGCGCGTCCGGTCGTCACGTTCGACCGGCGGATCGAGAACATTCCCTTCGTCTCGTCGGACAATGAACAAGGGGGCGCCCTCGTCGCGGAATTGCTCATGAGCAAGCAGTGCCGGAAAATCGCCCACATCAGCGGGAACCTGCAGCTGGATTTGCTGAGCAACCGCCGCACCGAATCGTTCGTGCGGACGCTCCGCGCCCGTTCCGTAGAACCGGTTCTCGTCGAATTGGGTCCCGACGTGTTCGAGGCCGCCGATAACGAACGAGTAATCGCGAAGCTGTTCGCCGAGCATCCGGACGTCGACGGCATATTCGCCAGCGGCGACTTGCTCGCGCTGAACGTCATGCAGGCCTGCACTGCGCGCGGCATTGCGGTCCCGGATCGGGTTAAGCTGGTCGGGTACGACGATATCGAAGTCGCCAAGCTGATGAACCCGTCGCTGACGACCGTGAAGCAGCCGTTGGAAGCGATGGCGCGCAGAGTCGTCGAATTGCTCGACGCCATGATCGCCGGGAACGATGTGCCGCTCGAGAACGTCCTGCCGGTCACTTTAATCGAGAGAGGAAGCACATAA
- a CDS encoding ABC transporter substrate-binding protein yields the protein MKRLRFGGAMALALGFAMVVTACGGGSEATSPEQGSSDAGKTENVKITFLNSKSEIQQQMNEAAKTFMDANAGITVEVITAAESQSPVERASSLYAAGTPATLAMLDAGDIAKFQDKAADLSNEAWVADLAQPNEIDGKTLAFPFAVEGYGLIYNKAVVEQALGGAFDPATINTTDALAGLFQSIEAAGVAPMIIGSMDWSLGNHYLALAYATQPEGDVSAFLSQLQAGEVKLADNAAYNGLLDTFDVLKQYNKAKNDPMAVNLEQSAAAVAKGEAAMTFNGNWLITEMQKSNPDGDFGFLPVPVSNDANDAANASIAIGATKQVFIDKEKSTPAQQEAAKKFLNWLVYDAAGQDFLVNKANVIPAFKNITLELSNPLAKSLQEYNNAGKTIPFAGNYVPGDHWKVLGASMQKYLVDKSDRAALAAEVEEYWKNVK from the coding sequence ATGAAACGATTGCGGTTTGGCGGGGCTATGGCGCTTGCGCTCGGATTTGCGATGGTCGTTACCGCGTGCGGAGGCGGCTCCGAAGCGACGAGCCCGGAACAAGGTTCCAGCGACGCGGGCAAGACGGAAAATGTAAAGATTACGTTCTTAAACTCCAAGTCCGAAATTCAGCAGCAGATGAACGAAGCGGCGAAGACGTTCATGGACGCGAACGCCGGCATCACTGTTGAAGTCATCACGGCAGCCGAGAGCCAATCTCCGGTCGAGCGCGCATCGTCTCTGTACGCGGCAGGCACGCCGGCGACGCTGGCGATGCTCGATGCCGGCGATATCGCCAAGTTCCAAGACAAAGCAGCCGACCTTTCGAACGAAGCTTGGGTCGCCGACCTCGCGCAGCCGAACGAAATCGACGGCAAGACGCTCGCGTTCCCTTTCGCTGTTGAAGGCTACGGCTTGATTTACAACAAAGCCGTCGTCGAACAAGCGCTCGGCGGAGCATTCGACCCGGCGACGATCAATACGACCGACGCGCTGGCAGGCTTGTTCCAATCGATCGAAGCGGCAGGCGTCGCGCCGATGATCATCGGCAGCATGGATTGGTCGCTTGGCAACCACTATCTCGCTCTTGCTTATGCTACCCAGCCGGAAGGCGACGTATCCGCATTCTTGTCCCAGCTCCAAGCGGGCGAAGTGAAGCTGGCGGACAACGCGGCCTACAACGGCCTCTTGGACACCTTCGATGTGCTGAAGCAATATAACAAAGCGAAGAACGACCCGATGGCGGTCAACCTCGAGCAAAGCGCGGCAGCCGTCGCGAAGGGCGAAGCGGCGATGACCTTCAACGGCAACTGGCTCATTACGGAAATGCAAAAATCGAACCCGGACGGCGACTTCGGCTTCCTGCCGGTACCGGTCAGCAACGATGCGAACGATGCGGCGAACGCCTCCATCGCGATCGGGGCGACGAAGCAAGTATTCATCGACAAAGAAAAGAGCACTCCGGCTCAGCAAGAAGCAGCGAAGAAATTCCTGAACTGGCTCGTGTACGACGCCGCCGGCCAAGATTTCCTCGTCAACAAAGCCAACGTCATTCCGGCATTCAAGAACATCACGCTGGAGCTGAGCAACCCGCTCGCGAAGTCGCTGCAGGAGTACAACAACGCCGGCAAAACGATTCCGTTCGCAGGCAACTACGTCCCGGGCGACCACTGGAAGGTGCTTGGCGCTTCGATGCAAAAGTACCTCGTCGACAAATCCGACCGAGCGGCACTCGCTGCGGAAGTCGAAGAGTATTGGAAGAACGTGAAGTAA
- a CDS encoding phytanoyl-CoA dioxygenase family protein, whose translation MKLSYDQKKQLIDDGYVRIPGVVPPAMIRNALQAINHSIGSGMDTEKMPIYRAQSFCPELQQAPVIGDLFDRTPAIDLVASALDGRDSFRRGKGAQIALRFPMLQDPPPRPAPHLDGMYTPTNGVKEGTIASFTALVGILLSDLPETNAGNFTAWPGSHRQFEQYFREHGPEALLNGLPPVELPEPRQITGRAGDMILCHYLLGHGIAPNVSPNIRYAVFFRMTHVDHEWRKPMTDMWMHWGGVRDILQ comes from the coding sequence ATGAAACTTTCCTATGACCAAAAGAAACAACTGATCGACGACGGTTACGTCCGCATCCCGGGGGTCGTGCCGCCGGCGATGATCCGGAACGCATTGCAGGCGATCAACCATTCGATCGGCAGCGGGATGGATACGGAGAAGATGCCGATCTACCGCGCGCAATCGTTCTGCCCCGAGCTGCAGCAGGCGCCGGTCATCGGCGATTTGTTCGACCGTACCCCGGCGATCGATCTCGTCGCGTCCGCCTTGGACGGCCGGGACAGCTTCCGGCGGGGGAAGGGCGCGCAGATCGCGCTGCGCTTCCCGATGCTGCAGGATCCGCCGCCGCGTCCGGCGCCGCATCTCGACGGCATGTACACGCCGACGAACGGCGTTAAGGAGGGAACGATCGCGAGCTTCACCGCGCTCGTCGGCATTCTGCTGAGCGATCTGCCGGAGACGAACGCGGGCAACTTCACGGCGTGGCCGGGCAGCCATCGGCAGTTCGAGCAATACTTCCGGGAGCACGGGCCGGAAGCGCTGCTGAACGGGCTGCCGCCGGTCGAGCTGCCGGAGCCGCGCCAAATTACGGGACGCGCCGGCGATATGATCCTGTGCCATTATTTGCTGGGGCACGGCATCGCGCCGAACGTGTCGCCGAACATCCGGTACGCCGTCTTCTTCCGCATGACGCATGTCGATCACGAATGGCGGAAGCCGATGACGGACATGTGGATGCATTGGGGCGGGGTACGGGACATTCTTCAATAA
- a CDS encoding carbohydrate ABC transporter permease, with the protein MRTRMLLQNVAVYAILLIALAAFLLPFVLLVFNSFKTNAQIIDSPLSLPASFSFDNFGAAAREMSYMSSFWNSAFITVSSVLLIGLFAAMTAHYFVRNRTKFNNAMFFIMVASMIIPFQAIMIPLVSIYGQKLGWIQTAPELTLIFMYIGFGSSLAVFIYHGFIKSIPTELEEAAFMDGCTRRQTFFRIVLPILTPTTVTIAILNVLWIWNDFLLPLLILQNAGQQSFTLPLAIQVFKGTYSSDNEKFLPAVLLVILPILLVYLFAQRFILQGVTQGSVK; encoded by the coding sequence ATGAGAACGAGAATGCTGCTGCAAAACGTTGCGGTGTACGCGATCCTGCTGATCGCCCTGGCCGCCTTCTTGCTGCCGTTCGTCCTGCTTGTATTCAACTCTTTTAAAACGAATGCGCAAATTATCGACTCTCCGCTGTCGCTGCCCGCGTCGTTCTCGTTCGACAACTTCGGCGCCGCCGCTCGCGAAATGAGCTATATGAGCAGCTTTTGGAATTCCGCCTTCATTACCGTCAGCAGCGTATTGCTGATCGGCCTGTTCGCCGCGATGACCGCGCACTATTTCGTGCGGAACCGGACGAAGTTCAACAACGCCATGTTCTTCATCATGGTCGCATCGATGATCATCCCGTTCCAGGCGATCATGATCCCGCTCGTGTCCATCTACGGCCAAAAGCTCGGATGGATTCAAACGGCGCCGGAGCTGACGTTGATCTTCATGTACATCGGATTCGGCAGCTCGCTCGCGGTATTTATTTACCACGGCTTTATCAAGAGCATTCCGACCGAGCTGGAAGAGGCGGCGTTCATGGACGGGTGCACCCGCAGACAGACGTTCTTCCGCATCGTTCTGCCGATTTTGACGCCGACGACCGTCACGATCGCGATCCTGAACGTGTTGTGGATCTGGAACGACTTCCTTCTGCCGCTGTTGATTTTGCAAAACGCAGGTCAGCAAAGCTTCACGCTGCCTTTGGCGATTCAAGTGTTCAAGGGGACGTACTCGTCGGACAACGAAAAGTTTTTGCCGGCCGTCCTTCTCGTCATTTTGCCGATTTTGCTCGTCTACCTTTTTGCGCAGCGCTTCATACTCCAAGGGGTTACGCAAGGCTCCGTGAAATAA
- a CDS encoding carbohydrate ABC transporter permease yields the protein MGMDHRLWQWISHVCLAVFSILCIVPFVLLIASSMSSEQEIIKHGYKFIPEAFSLDAYRYLLSNFNVISRAYGITVLVTVVGTTVSLVMTVMLGYGLSKREMPFNRFFTFFVVFTLLFNGGLVPTYLIYTQVFAIKNTIWALLIPGLLMNGFNVFLASTFFRTTVPTPVLESARMDGAGEMRTFFQIVLPLSLPIMATIGLFNGIAYWNDWNNGLIYLSDPMLFSIQNLLNQMIQNIEAIKTSSTAYGASSAMELPSETVRMAIAVVGIIPILVAYPFFQKYFVKGIAIGAVKG from the coding sequence ATGGGTATGGATCATCGATTATGGCAATGGATTTCGCACGTATGCTTGGCAGTGTTTTCGATCCTGTGCATCGTGCCCTTCGTACTGTTGATCGCCTCGTCCATGTCGAGCGAGCAAGAGATTATCAAGCATGGATACAAGTTTATCCCCGAGGCGTTCAGCCTCGATGCATACCGATATTTGTTGTCCAATTTCAACGTCATCTCCCGGGCATACGGCATTACTGTCCTCGTCACGGTGGTCGGCACGACGGTCAGCTTGGTGATGACGGTGATGCTGGGGTACGGCCTCTCGAAGCGGGAGATGCCGTTCAATCGCTTCTTTACCTTCTTCGTGGTGTTTACGCTGCTGTTCAACGGCGGCTTGGTTCCGACCTATTTGATTTACACGCAAGTGTTCGCGATCAAGAATACGATTTGGGCGCTGCTGATTCCCGGATTGTTGATGAACGGCTTTAACGTGTTCCTGGCGAGCACCTTCTTCCGTACGACCGTGCCGACACCGGTGCTCGAGTCGGCGAGAATGGACGGAGCGGGGGAGATGCGCACATTCTTCCAAATCGTGCTCCCGCTCTCTCTGCCGATCATGGCGACGATCGGATTATTTAACGGGATCGCTTACTGGAACGACTGGAACAACGGGTTGATTTATTTGTCGGATCCGATGTTGTTCAGTATCCAGAATCTATTGAACCAAATGATTCAAAACATCGAGGCGATCAAGACGTCCAGTACGGCATATGGTGCGAGCTCCGCTATGGAACTCCCTAGCGAAACCGTGCGCATGGCGATCGCGGTCGTCGGCATTATTCCGATTCTGGTCGCGTATCCGTTCTTCCAAAAGTATTTCGTGAAGGGCATCGCGATCGGCGCGGTCAAAGGATGA